In the uncultured Campylobacter sp. genome, one interval contains:
- the ccsA gene encoding cytochrome c biogenesis protein CcsA: MKTFFSMECASVMLLILALACAIATFVETAYGTEVAWAMVYSTAWFGALMVLLGVNLTYNIYRYRMIKLRTLPALIFHVSFLFMLAGAILTRYFGFEGNIHIREGGESSIVTTKDEVVQLLTLGSDGEFISADESKFLNGAGRMNFDLNLDVEGRIANLKFKELVEHGELKWVQDPTGQAPARVELLFSNNVGSQNVSLQSGESMDIGELSITFNAEPKSKNFIYIKSKDGKFYLNSSLDINATKMADMSTAPLKKNEDNPLGNLLLYSFDGINFAPVSLLSSAVEKFVPVDANLPGEPGVVATLSFAGQSREIYVPRDLHGASYKVGDKNFIVALAPKMLHLPFKIALRDFVMDRYPGTNSPSGYKSEITLKDGNSSFDYDIFMNHVLDYGGYRFFQSSYDTDERGTVFSLNKDPGKIPTYVGYFLLCVGMFFNFFNRGSRFFKLSRLISENTHLAREKDVNSKNSASSSVPVSSAESSISKRTKKSRRGTKGAALALVGALALSLAALYPSAANAEQNSTTQNSSSVSNAATQNSAPQSSAGVQDPASQNSVQNSAPNSAAENSKQSSASQESAAEQDSVPPHNFSTMEGELAVPKFDPKFSEDLASLVIQGFDGRMEPFDTVSRELLNKIYRADNYKAPNGEILNHNAAALSFMLNQSYWRRAPIIKVSEPELKKILGMDEKQSHASMMDFFEFKGGESYYKLDKMVEEINRKPLGNRGVLDKEIIKVNERVNVFYSAFMGDYFRIIPVKNAKNNEWLSPLYLGDALDQNESTEVKKMMGIFVSSVVYAQESGDWSGAEKMLSYVKKYQAQNGANLMPSESAIKYEILFNKAKIFSRLFPIYTISGFLLLIFIFLRMMKPALRLGGAFKLVYVVNIVAFIAHTAGLALRGYVSGHAPWSNSYESLIYIAWALSLSGIFFSRKSAISLALTSIMAGITLMVAHLSDIDPQITNLQPVLKSHWLTIHVSVITASYGFLGLCMLLGIFTLAMFLFDKKNPEIARNITEATHINEMSMILGLCLLTVGNFLGGVWANESWGRYWGWDPKETWALITIFIYAVVVHFRFMRKLNNQFAFAVASMFAYFSVIMTYFGVNFYLSGMHSYASGERIPVPGWAYVMVASMVALAIAAYFRSGKSARL; this comes from the coding sequence ATGAAGACATTTTTTAGTATGGAGTGCGCGTCAGTGATGCTACTGATTTTGGCGCTAGCCTGTGCGATCGCCACTTTCGTAGAGACCGCTTACGGCACGGAAGTAGCTTGGGCGATGGTTTATTCTACTGCGTGGTTTGGCGCGCTGATGGTGCTTTTGGGAGTAAATTTAACCTACAATATCTATCGTTACCGCATGATTAAACTTCGCACGTTGCCTGCGCTAATCTTTCACGTAAGCTTTTTGTTTATGCTTGCTGGAGCGATTTTGACGAGATATTTCGGCTTTGAGGGCAATATCCATATAAGAGAGGGCGGCGAGAGCTCGATCGTAACGACTAAAGACGAGGTCGTTCAGCTTCTTACTTTAGGCAGTGACGGCGAGTTTATATCTGCTGACGAGAGCAAATTTTTAAACGGCGCAGGACGGATGAACTTCGATCTCAATCTAGACGTAGAGGGCAGGATCGCAAATTTAAAATTTAAAGAGCTCGTAGAACACGGCGAGCTAAAATGGGTGCAAGATCCGACCGGACAGGCTCCTGCGCGCGTGGAACTATTATTTTCAAACAATGTTGGCAGCCAAAATGTCTCCTTGCAATCAGGCGAAAGCATGGATATAGGCGAGCTTAGTATTACTTTTAATGCAGAGCCTAAAAGTAAGAATTTCATCTATATAAAATCCAAAGACGGCAAATTCTATCTAAACTCAAGTCTTGATATAAACGCCACTAAAATGGCTGATATGAGCACTGCGCCGCTTAAGAAAAACGAGGATAATCCGCTAGGCAATCTTTTGCTTTACAGCTTCGACGGAATAAATTTCGCCCCCGTTAGCCTGCTTAGCTCTGCGGTCGAGAAATTCGTCCCGGTCGATGCGAATTTACCGGGTGAGCCCGGCGTAGTAGCTACACTAAGCTTTGCGGGGCAGAGTCGCGAAATCTACGTGCCTAGGGATTTGCATGGCGCTAGCTACAAGGTGGGAGATAAGAATTTCATCGTAGCCTTGGCGCCAAAGATGCTTCATCTGCCTTTTAAAATCGCGCTTCGCGACTTTGTGATGGATCGCTATCCGGGTACCAATTCGCCCTCCGGATATAAAAGCGAAATCACGCTAAAAGACGGCAATTCGAGCTTTGATTATGATATTTTTATGAATCACGTGCTCGATTACGGCGGATACCGATTTTTCCAAAGCTCATACGACACGGATGAGCGTGGTACGGTGTTTTCGCTCAATAAAGACCCTGGCAAGATCCCGACCTACGTCGGATACTTTCTGCTATGCGTAGGGATGTTTTTTAACTTTTTCAACCGAGGCTCGCGCTTTTTCAAGCTCTCGCGCTTAATCAGCGAAAATACGCATCTTGCTAGAGAAAAAGATGTAAATTCTAAAAATTCTGCGTCTAGCTCGGTGCCCGTAAGCTCCGCAGAAAGCTCCATATCAAAACGCACCAAAAAATCGCGACGCGGTACCAAAGGCGCAGCATTAGCATTAGTAGGCGCATTGGCTTTGAGCTTGGCTGCATTGTATCCTAGCGCAGCAAATGCCGAACAAAACTCCACTACTCAAAATTCTAGTTCCGTCTCAAACGCAGCTACACAAAATTCCGCGCCGCAAAGCTCGGCTGGCGTGCAAGATCCCGCTTCGCAAAATTCCGTGCAAAATTCCGCGCCGAATTCCGCCGCCGAAAATTCCAAGCAGAGCTCCGCTTCGCAAGAATCTGCAGCCGAGCAAGACTCCGTCCCGCCGCATAATTTTTCTACTATGGAAGGCGAGCTAGCCGTGCCGAAATTTGATCCTAAATTTAGTGAGGATTTAGCAAGCCTCGTAATTCAGGGATTTGATGGGCGAATGGAGCCTTTTGATACCGTTTCTAGGGAGCTTTTAAATAAAATTTACCGCGCCGACAACTACAAGGCGCCAAATGGCGAAATTTTAAACCACAACGCCGCCGCGCTTTCGTTTATGCTAAATCAAAGCTACTGGAGGCGTGCGCCGATTATCAAGGTTAGCGAGCCGGAGCTTAAGAAAATTCTAGGTATGGACGAGAAGCAAAGCCACGCCAGCATGATGGATTTTTTTGAATTTAAAGGCGGCGAGAGCTACTACAAGCTCGATAAAATGGTCGAGGAGATCAACCGAAAGCCTTTGGGCAATCGCGGTGTGCTAGATAAAGAGATCATCAAGGTAAATGAGCGCGTAAACGTCTTTTACTCGGCGTTTATGGGGGATTATTTTAGAATTATTCCGGTTAAGAACGCTAAAAATAACGAGTGGCTTTCGCCGCTATATCTAGGCGATGCGCTGGATCAAAACGAATCAACTGAAGTTAAAAAGATGATGGGAATATTCGTTTCGTCCGTGGTCTATGCCCAAGAAAGCGGGGATTGGAGCGGCGCGGAAAAGATGCTAAGCTACGTCAAAAAATACCAGGCACAAAACGGCGCAAATTTAATGCCTAGTGAGAGCGCAATAAAATATGAAATTTTATTTAATAAGGCTAAAATTTTTTCTCGCCTCTTTCCGATCTACACTATCTCGGGATTTTTGCTTCTGATCTTTATCTTTTTGCGAATGATGAAGCCCGCTCTTCGCTTAGGCGGCGCGTTTAAGCTAGTTTATGTCGTAAATATCGTCGCTTTTATCGCGCATACTGCAGGTCTTGCGCTACGCGGCTACGTCTCGGGGCACGCGCCGTGGAGCAACTCCTACGAATCGCTCATCTACATCGCGTGGGCACTGTCGCTAAGCGGAATATTTTTCTCGCGCAAATCCGCCATTTCGCTGGCGCTTACCTCGATAATGGCGGGCATAACGCTGATGGTGGCGCATCTTAGCGACATCGATCCACAAATCACCAATCTCCAGCCGGTTCTAAAATCTCACTGGCTTACGATCCACGTCTCGGTAATCACAGCAAGCTACGGATTTTTGGGGCTTTGCATGCTGCTTGGAATTTTTACCCTCGCGATGTTTTTATTCGACAAGAAAAACCCGGAGATCGCTCGCAATATCACGGAGGCTACGCATATCAACGAAATGTCGATGATCCTAGGGCTTTGCTTGCTGACGGTCGGCAACTTCCTAGGCGGCGTGTGGGCGAACGAAAGCTGGGGGCGTTACTGGGGCTGGGATCCGAAGGAGACCTGGGCGCTCATTACGATTTTCATCTACGCGGTAGTCGTGCATTTTAGGTTTATGCGCAAGCTCAACAATCAATTCGCTTTTGCCGTAGCCTCAATGTTTGCGTATTTTAGCGTCATAATGACCTATTTTGGTGTAAATTTCTACCTAAGCGGCATGCACTCTTATGCTAGTGGCGAGCGCATTCCGGTGCCTGGCTGGGCGTATGTGATGGTTGCTTCGATGGTGGCACTTGCGATCGCGGCGTATTTCCGCTCGGGCAAATCGGCTAGGCTTTAG
- a CDS encoding alanine racemase gives MSEIILDRAAYAHNLAQIAAKVGGAERVFLVAKDNSYGHGCRLCCEEAAKLGFVRAVTRSAAEAAQIADLFDEILVLSHIPRGDEDERFCYAINDMSYFSRLKRGLKIYIAADTAMHRNGIGASGLDEALRLCKAGGFKLHGFFTHFRASDELSGDFFAQRQNFIEFKRLARQKAAAAGFENLKFHSSNSAAIERRADFENEYVRVGMAQFGYPQFDESLNLHPVLKLYADLISSRVLKKGERVGYGAKFEAPRDMRIGTYDLGYADGLFRYDGEDELALASGQKMLGKMSMDSFCAEFGGERVCVLNDARAWAKHFGTIEYEILVKLNSNIPRRFQ, from the coding sequence ATGTCTGAGATCATCTTAGATCGCGCCGCTTATGCGCACAATCTAGCGCAAATCGCCGCCAAAGTAGGTGGAGCGGAGCGAGTATTTTTGGTAGCCAAGGACAATTCATACGGCCATGGCTGTAGGCTTTGCTGCGAGGAAGCGGCAAAGCTAGGCTTCGTACGCGCCGTAACGCGAAGTGCTGCGGAAGCTGCGCAGATTGCGGATTTATTTGATGAAATTTTAGTGCTCTCACACATTCCGCGTGGGGACGAGGACGAGCGGTTTTGCTATGCAATCAACGATATGAGCTACTTCTCGCGTCTTAAACGAGGGCTTAAAATTTATATCGCTGCAGATACCGCTATGCACCGCAACGGCATCGGTGCGAGCGGGCTAGATGAGGCGCTTAGGCTATGCAAGGCGGGCGGATTTAAGCTTCACGGCTTTTTCACACACTTTCGCGCAAGCGACGAGCTAAGTGGAGATTTTTTCGCGCAGAGGCAAAATTTCATAGAATTTAAGCGCCTTGCGAGGCAAAAAGCCGCCGCCGCGGGCTTTGAAAATTTAAAATTTCATTCGAGCAACTCCGCAGCTATCGAGCGCAGAGCGGACTTTGAGAACGAATACGTGCGCGTGGGTATGGCGCAATTTGGATATCCGCAATTTGACGAGAGCCTAAATTTACACCCCGTGCTAAAGCTCTATGCCGATCTGATCAGCTCGCGCGTGCTGAAAAAAGGCGAACGCGTGGGCTACGGCGCTAAATTTGAAGCGCCACGCGATATGAGGATCGGCACATACGATCTGGGCTACGCAGACGGGCTATTTCGCTACGACGGCGAGGACGAGCTAGCGCTTGCAAGCGGGCAAAAAATGCTCGGAAAAATGTCGATGGATAGCTTCTGTGCGGAATTCGGCGGCGAGCGAGTTTGCGTGCTGAATGACGCGCGAGCCTGGGCGAAGCACTTCGGCACGATCGAATATGAAATTTTAGTCAAATTAAATTCCAACATCCCAAGGAGATTTCAATGA
- a CDS encoding c-type cytochrome → MKEIRTLILVLFCVGILYWFIEPYAHTKLSPHTDPVNYDFAAGDTALAAHNVAAAESALAAAEKGGDETMIKNSKKALASAKEQQDKTVLFWDEINKIDLSKGDAVRGAETFTNAGCTACHGVKSANIPAPMDAASASAAYGVNPPDLSSAGYLYTDKFLAALIKDPIMALKLDQKFGDEKPFPMPGFFGAGGDLNQEIADIVAYLKSLAPSEDKLIASEAAASDIKQGTELNEAQKKFLLSKAVFEDACLRCHDVKYDKLFASSDKASLAAYMGSTPPDLSMMIRSKGANYLHEFINDTQKKLPGTSMPRVGLNENAEAKVVEYLADVGDSKKAEREATTINIMIYFLILSVFAGLWKSKIWSKLH, encoded by the coding sequence ATGAAAGAGATAAGAACCCTAATCTTGGTACTTTTTTGTGTGGGAATTTTATACTGGTTTATCGAGCCTTATGCTCATACTAAGCTCAGTCCGCACACCGATCCGGTAAATTACGATTTTGCAGCAGGCGATACGGCTTTGGCCGCGCATAACGTAGCCGCAGCAGAAAGCGCTTTGGCCGCAGCAGAAAAGGGCGGAGATGAGACGATGATAAAAAATTCTAAAAAAGCCCTAGCCAGTGCGAAAGAGCAACAAGATAAAACGGTGCTTTTTTGGGATGAGATAAATAAAATCGATCTTAGCAAAGGCGATGCCGTACGCGGCGCTGAAACCTTTACAAATGCAGGCTGCACCGCATGTCATGGAGTAAAAAGTGCAAATATCCCCGCTCCTATGGACGCGGCAAGCGCTAGTGCCGCATACGGCGTCAATCCTCCGGATCTTAGCAGTGCAGGCTATCTATACACCGATAAATTCTTAGCTGCGCTCATCAAAGATCCGATCATGGCTCTTAAGCTAGATCAGAAATTTGGCGACGAAAAACCTTTTCCGATGCCTGGATTTTTCGGTGCAGGCGGTGATCTAAATCAAGAGATCGCCGATATCGTAGCCTATCTAAAATCGCTCGCTCCTAGCGAGGATAAGCTAATCGCCTCTGAGGCTGCTGCTAGCGATATCAAGCAAGGCACTGAACTAAATGAAGCGCAGAAAAAATTCCTTTTAAGCAAGGCAGTTTTTGAGGATGCTTGTTTAAGATGTCACGACGTCAAATATGATAAGCTCTTTGCATCCAGCGATAAGGCTAGCTTGGCTGCATATATGGGCTCGACGCCTCCTGATCTTTCGATGATGATCCGTTCTAAGGGCGCCAACTATCTGCACGAGTTTATCAATGATACGCAAAAGAAGCTTCCAGGCACTTCGATGCCGCGCGTAGGCTTGAACGAAAACGCTGAAGCCAAGGTCGTGGAGTATCTAGCTGACGTAGGCGATAGCAAAAAAGCCGAGCGTGAAGCTACGACCATAAATATTATGATCTATTTCTTGATACTTTCTGTTTTTGCAGGTCTTTGGAAAAGTAAAATTTGGTCGAAACTTCATTAA
- the cmeU gene encoding CmeU family protein — protein sequence MNESEKQEVEKNIKELLAARAEFFKFLDERVPKIADTDVFDFERAGAASLKEVYAKFYGYDYAARKLLPYLYRTYGLDFDV from the coding sequence ATGAACGAATCTGAAAAGCAAGAGGTTGAGAAAAATATAAAAGAGCTTTTGGCTGCGAGAGCGGAATTTTTTAAATTCTTAGATGAGCGCGTGCCAAAAATCGCGGATACCGACGTATTTGATTTCGAGCGCGCAGGTGCGGCTAGCCTGAAAGAAGTTTATGCGAAATTTTACGGCTACGACTACGCCGCGCGCAAGCTGCTGCCATATTTATACCGCACTTACGGGCTAGACTTCGATGTCTGA
- a CDS encoding phosphomannomutase/phosphoglucomutase, whose translation MIEDIFREYDIRGIVGEELNERSVKAIGFALGKHIANLGLERVSVGYDARLSADELFGYFVSGLNFAGLRIYNIGLLPTPVGYFSVFTHKFDANVMITGSHNPKNYNGFKITIGTDSFFGKDLKRLGAQVRELIGSNFEIPTNASAERYDILSEYLAYFEKEFAALKGFAAPFIIDCANGAAGVTATKIIGRLELNAKVLFPQPDGNFPNHHPDPSEEKNLADLKAAMSRDGVALGFGFDGDADRIAVLTPRRNIKGDELACLLALNMHHPRILGEVKCSQAMYDTIDKIGKSFMGKTGHSNIKKAMKELGIDLAAEVSGHIYFKERYFGFDDGVYAMMRVLELVAKGYDLDAELDKLPRVFSTDEIKFNTSEEAKFKIIETLKAQIHAGIAELPPIRDIIEIDGIRVRFDNGWALVRASNTTPVIVTRFEASSPEFRDEMQRVFLGKLENLKDQR comes from the coding sequence ATGATCGAAGATATCTTTAGAGAATACGATATTCGCGGCATCGTGGGCGAGGAGCTAAACGAGCGCAGCGTAAAAGCGATCGGCTTCGCTCTTGGCAAACATATCGCAAATTTAGGGCTTGAGCGCGTTAGCGTGGGATACGACGCCCGTCTTAGCGCGGATGAGCTTTTCGGCTATTTCGTAAGCGGGCTAAATTTCGCCGGGTTGCGGATTTATAATATCGGCTTGCTACCGACGCCGGTGGGCTATTTTAGCGTATTTACGCATAAATTTGACGCAAACGTAATGATCACAGGCTCGCACAATCCCAAAAATTACAACGGCTTTAAGATCACGATCGGCACGGATAGCTTCTTCGGCAAGGATTTGAAGCGCCTCGGCGCGCAGGTGCGAGAGCTGATCGGTTCAAATTTTGAAATTCCAACTAACGCAAGCGCCGAGAGATACGACATTTTAAGCGAGTATCTAGCATATTTTGAGAAGGAATTTGCAGCGCTTAAGGGCTTTGCCGCGCCTTTTATCATTGACTGCGCAAACGGAGCTGCAGGCGTTACCGCTACTAAAATCATAGGAAGGCTAGAGCTAAACGCTAAAGTTTTATTTCCACAGCCGGACGGCAACTTCCCAAACCACCACCCCGATCCCAGCGAGGAGAAAAATTTAGCGGATCTTAAAGCTGCGATGAGCCGCGACGGCGTGGCTCTAGGCTTCGGCTTTGACGGAGATGCCGATAGGATCGCCGTGCTTACGCCGCGCCGCAACATCAAAGGCGACGAGCTAGCCTGCCTGCTTGCCTTAAATATGCACCATCCGCGCATCCTAGGCGAGGTCAAATGCTCTCAAGCGATGTATGACACCATCGATAAGATCGGCAAAAGCTTTATGGGCAAGACCGGTCACAGCAACATCAAAAAGGCGATGAAGGAGCTTGGTATCGATCTTGCCGCCGAGGTTAGCGGGCATATTTATTTTAAGGAGCGATATTTCGGCTTTGATGACGGCGTATATGCGATGATGCGCGTGCTTGAGCTCGTAGCTAAAGGATATGATTTAGACGCCGAGCTAGACAAGCTGCCGCGGGTTTTTAGCACCGATGAGATTAAATTTAATACGAGCGAGGAGGCAAAATTTAAGATCATCGAGACTCTTAAAGCTCAAATCCACGCAGGTATCGCGGAGCTGCCACCCATCCGCGATATTATCGAGATCGACGGCATCAGAGTGCGATTTGATAACGGCTGGGCGCTCGTACGGGCAAGCAACACCACGCCTGTGATCGTAACTCGCTTCGAGGCCAGCAGCCCTGAGTTTCGCGACGAGATGCAGCGCGTATTTTTAGGTAAACTAGAAAATTTAAAGGACCAGAGATGA
- a CDS encoding CreA family protein produces MKKFILAAILAAFAFAGDYELVGSVNTSFRIFGKDDRIEVIAVKDPKIDGVTCYVSYAKKGGAKEIIGVEEDRSEASVSCVQTAPKIIIKEELKKEDIFEKRSSLIFKKTHVVRLYDAVQSSLIYLVYSDKVIDGSPNNSISAIPCHQAVGDVCELAYTQGKK; encoded by the coding sequence ATGAAAAAATTTATTCTAGCAGCGATTTTAGCGGCTTTTGCTTTTGCGGGCGATTACGAGCTCGTAGGTAGCGTAAATACTTCGTTTAGAATTTTTGGCAAAGACGATCGCATCGAAGTTATCGCAGTTAAAGATCCTAAGATCGACGGCGTGACCTGCTACGTCTCTTACGCCAAAAAAGGTGGTGCCAAAGAGATCATCGGCGTGGAGGAGGACCGCTCCGAAGCCTCTGTGTCGTGCGTGCAGACAGCGCCTAAAATCATCATCAAAGAGGAGTTGAAAAAAGAGGATATTTTTGAAAAACGCAGCTCGTTGATCTTCAAAAAGACCCATGTAGTTAGGCTTTACGATGCGGTGCAGAGCTCGCTAATCTATTTGGTTTATTCAGACAAAGTGATTGACGGCTCGCCCAATAACTCGATCTCGGCGATCCCGTGCCACCAAGCCGTGGGCGACGTGTGCGAGCTCGCATATACCCAAGGCAAAAAATAA
- a CDS encoding LemA family protein, which translates to MKELQGENNERISYDDKGLSARGESFGGGEYPRQKGGLHILIKALIVLVIAAIAFAIFAVPVYNKLVSKDEEVKAAWSQVQNQYQRRADLIPNFVETVKGYASHEKDTLEGVINARAKATAVNINAESLAQDPEAFAKFNGAQGELSSALSRLMLVVERYPDLKANQNFADLQNQLEGTENRIAVARKDYIASVQEYNKLIRTFPTNIIARIVGLGGAKPSFSADSSSQKAPSVSFK; encoded by the coding sequence ATGAAAGAGCTGCAAGGAGAAAATAACGAGCGTATAAGTTACGACGATAAAGGCTTATCTGCGCGAGGCGAGAGCTTTGGCGGAGGAGAGTATCCGCGCCAAAAAGGAGGGCTTCATATCTTAATCAAAGCTCTAATCGTCTTAGTGATTGCGGCGATTGCGTTTGCGATATTTGCAGTGCCGGTTTACAATAAACTCGTAAGCAAAGATGAAGAAGTTAAGGCTGCGTGGAGCCAGGTGCAAAATCAATATCAGCGCCGCGCCGATTTGATTCCAAATTTCGTAGAAACCGTCAAAGGCTACGCAAGCCATGAAAAAGATACCTTAGAAGGCGTCATAAATGCCCGCGCTAAGGCAACCGCTGTCAATATCAATGCAGAAAGTTTAGCGCAAGATCCAGAGGCGTTTGCGAAATTTAACGGCGCTCAAGGCGAGCTTAGCTCGGCCCTATCGCGCTTGATGCTGGTAGTCGAGCGCTACCCGGATCTTAAGGCAAATCAGAATTTCGCCGACCTGCAAAATCAGCTCGAAGGCACGGAAAACCGCATCGCCGTAGCGCGCAAGGACTACATCGCCTCGGTACAGGAATACAACAAGCTAATTAGAACCTTTCCTACGAACATCATCGCGCGCATCGTAGGACTAGGCGGCGCTAAACCTAGCTTTAGCGCTGATAGCTCAAGCCAAAAAGCCCCTAGCGTTTCGTTTAAATAA
- a CDS encoding cytochrome bc complex cytochrome b subunit, protein MAHIRKATGVWDWFDQRLAVTKFFKVMVSEYWIPKNISFLWAMGVILMTLFIVLFVSGLMLVMYYKPDVNLAFDSVNFTIMKEVEYGWLWRHIHAVSASVVFLILYIHTLVAIYYRSYKQGREMIWVSGMLLFIIFSAEAFSGYMLPWGQMSYWAAMVITNLFGGIPVVGDAIVEWIRGDYAVSDPTLTRFFMLHVCLLPLVVVAVLAVHFYSLRFPHVNNLDGEEIDFELEGEKYLQGKTSESKVIPFWPGFLAKDFFYVSIFMIFFFYLVGFHFDFAMDPINFEPANSLKTPTHIYPEWYFLWEYEILRGFYFDVGPLKAADIGLIAFAFAGVSLFFIPLFDRSSVVAPAHKNKAFFIWFWVLVIDMILLSLFGKLPADGAELGIENKYWGFALSIIYIGLLVVVLPLITIAERKRV, encoded by the coding sequence ATGGCACATATCAGAAAGGCTACGGGAGTTTGGGATTGGTTCGACCAAAGGCTCGCCGTAACGAAATTTTTCAAGGTGATGGTAAGCGAGTATTGGATTCCTAAAAATATCAGCTTCCTTTGGGCGATGGGCGTTATTTTGATGACGCTATTTATAGTTTTATTCGTAAGCGGTTTGATGCTCGTGATGTATTATAAGCCAGATGTCAATTTAGCATTCGATAGCGTAAATTTCACGATTATGAAGGAGGTCGAATACGGCTGGCTATGGCGTCATATCCACGCAGTATCGGCATCGGTCGTATTTTTGATATTATACATTCATACTTTAGTAGCTATTTATTACCGCTCGTATAAGCAAGGGCGAGAGATGATTTGGGTAAGCGGAATGCTACTTTTCATCATCTTTTCGGCTGAGGCTTTCAGTGGCTATATGCTTCCGTGGGGGCAGATGAGCTACTGGGCGGCGATGGTTATTACAAATTTGTTCGGCGGAATTCCAGTAGTGGGCGATGCAATAGTCGAATGGATTCGCGGCGATTATGCTGTTAGTGATCCAACACTAACGCGATTTTTTATGCTTCACGTCTGCTTACTGCCTCTCGTGGTGGTTGCGGTGCTGGCAGTGCATTTTTATTCGCTTAGATTTCCGCATGTAAATAACCTAGACGGCGAGGAGATTGACTTTGAGCTCGAGGGCGAGAAGTATCTGCAGGGCAAAACTAGCGAAAGCAAGGTAATTCCGTTTTGGCCGGGCTTTTTGGCGAAGGATTTTTTCTATGTCAGTATCTTTATGATATTTTTCTTTTATTTGGTCGGCTTTCACTTCGATTTTGCGATGGATCCGATAAATTTCGAGCCGGCAAACAGCCTCAAAACCCCGACGCATATCTATCCGGAGTGGTACTTCCTTTGGGAGTATGAAATTTTGCGCGGATTTTACTTTGATGTAGGACCGCTTAAGGCCGCCGACATCGGACTTATCGCCTTTGCCTTCGCTGGAGTTTCGCTGTTTTTTATCCCGTTATTTGATCGCAGCAGCGTAGTGGCGCCCGCACACAAAAACAAGGCATTTTTCATTTGGTTCTGGGTCTTAGTGATCGACATGATCCTGCTTAGCCTTTTTGGCAAGCTCCCTGCAGACGGCGCGGAGCTTGGTATCGAAAATAAATACTGGGGCTTTGCTTTATCAATCATCTATATCGGATTGCTCGTCGTAGTGCTTCCGTTAATTACAATCGCAGAAAGAAAGAGGGTCTAG
- the petA gene encoding ubiquinol-cytochrome c reductase iron-sulfur subunit encodes MSDLKQDRRGFIGLTFGAVAAVGGVFALVGMKKSWDPLPSVRAAGVTTVDLSPIKEGELYQTQWRKKPIFVLKKTADMPKNDARDVVVGDARYTLCIGLCTHLGCIPSYKPSTQQFICACHGGIFDANGVNVFGPPPRPMDIPPFKIDGTKLVLGEEGPEYQALKQKA; translated from the coding sequence ATGTCTGATCTAAAACAAGATAGACGAGGCTTTATCGGGCTTACTTTCGGCGCAGTTGCCGCTGTGGGTGGTGTTTTTGCGCTAGTGGGGATGAAGAAATCGTGGGATCCGCTACCTAGCGTGCGCGCTGCCGGCGTCACTACGGTAGATCTAAGTCCGATCAAAGAGGGCGAGCTGTATCAAACACAGTGGCGCAAAAAGCCGATTTTCGTGCTTAAAAAGACTGCCGATATGCCTAAAAACGATGCCCGCGATGTCGTCGTAGGGGATGCTAGATATACGCTTTGCATCGGCCTTTGCACCCATTTAGGCTGTATTCCTAGCTACAAGCCATCGACGCAACAATTCATCTGTGCATGTCACGGCGGGATTTTCGATGCTAACGGCGTAAACGTATTCGGTCCGCCGCCGCGTCCTATGGATATACCGCCCTTTAAAATCGACGGAACGAAACTCGTTTTAGGCGAAGAGGGCCCCGAATACCAAGCCCTAAAGCAGAAAGCATAG